From Dasypus novemcinctus isolate mDasNov1 chromosome 19, mDasNov1.1.hap2, whole genome shotgun sequence, a single genomic window includes:
- the LOC101428891 gene encoding olfactory receptor 4A47-like produces MEPRNNVTHFVLLGLTQNPKQQKVLSIIFLFSYILTMVGNLVIVVTVTVSKSLGSPMYTFLAGLSFMDASYASLISPKLISGLFFGKKTISFQACMIQLFLEHFFGGSEIFLLLAMAYDRYVAICKPLHYLIIMRQWVCAVLLTVSWIGGFLHSVIQLISLYGLPFCGPNVIDHFLCDMFPLLKLVCTDTYVIGLLVVANGGMICSIVFLLLLISYAVILHSLKNLSQEGRRKALSTCGSHITVVVFFFVPCIFMYARPARNFPIDKSLSVFFTIITPMLNPLIYTLRNSEMTNAMKELCRRKFI; encoded by the coding sequence ATGGAACCAAGGAACAATGTGACTCACTTTGTCCTCCTGGGCCTCACACAGAATCCAAAGCAACAGAAAGTACTTTCCATTATCTTCTTGTTCTCCTATATTTTGACCATGGTGGGTAACTTAGTCATTGTTGTGACTGTAACTGTCAGTAAGTCCCTAGGTTCACCTATGTACACTTTTCTTGCTGGCTTATCATTTATGGATGCCAGTTATGCCTCATTAATTTCCCCAAAGTTGATTTCAGGCTTGTTCTTTGGAAAAAAGACCATATCCTTCCAAGCTTGTATgatccagctctttttggagcaCTTCTTTGGTGGATCAGAGATCTTCCTTCTGTTGGCCATGGcatatgaccgctatgtggccatctgtaaGCCCTTGCATTATCTGATTATCATGAGGCAATGGGTGTGTGCTGTGCTGCTAACAGTGTCCTGGATTGGAGGATTTCTGCACTCAGTCATTCAACTGATATCTCTTTATGGGCTCCCATTTTGTGGTCCGAATGTCATTGATCATTTTCTCTGTGACATGTTCCCCTTATTGAAACTTGTCTGTACTGACACCTATGTCATTGGTCTCTTAGTGGTAGCTAATGGAGGGATGATATGTAGTATTGTGTTTCTGCTCTTACTCATCTCTTATGCTGTCATCTTACACTCCTTAAAAAACCTTAGTCAGGAAGGCAGGAGGAAAGCCCTCTCCACCTGTGGTTCTCATATCACTGTGGTGGTCTTCTTCTTTGTtccatgtatttttatgtatgcaAGACCTGCTAGAAACTTCCCTATTGACAAATCATTGAGTGTGTTTTTCACAATCATAACCCCCATGCTAAACCCTTTAATATATACTTTGAGAAATTCAGAGATGACAAATGCTATGAAGGAGCTCTGCAGAAGAAAattcatataa